One window of Marinobacterium aestuarii genomic DNA carries:
- a CDS encoding NAD-glutamate dehydrogenase, with protein sequence MAISDQNQTQEPRASQLASLCRLLFEGIDPEALASRDASAQLASVSELLGFIEYRQASEALVRVFNPEPAALGTEPGGGATRLKSHSIVDVVLEDRPHLVASLGLALQCAGIAVQQVIHPVVAVQRDTQGRLVSLQAPCAGANCEAIVRFEIEHLSEAARRTALEQRLAEVIEDVRMLACDAAAMGQRLSDAINATAQRLSGVQPDNAQLQETLDYLRWLRDGHFTLVGAASYSLSFIAADRCQLSLDAASRLGILRFERHFPVEKKQIELSAYLSGLMCNANPLMLTKSTYSAPVVREGHLDYVGVKQYGSDGQVIGEQRFFGLYDARVYGTAASEVPLLRFRLAQLKAAINAPADSFRARLLERILDQYPRDELLQSTLEDLQETLCGMLEAHDRPRLRLFTRLDAYGRFVSAQVLLPRDKFNSGMRRRVQDILLQALGGLDAEYRVGDLDGLLVAIQYRIHTRDARQLQIDSQALEARLSQALLSWDEQLCSALAAVAGEGRVGPLFERYATRLPAGYRADTAPACAVADILRLAALEPVPGDSSAKPRLACVLSGAETGAATAWQFKLYGWGPAPVLSDVLPILENLGVRVLEARPCHLTERTDGAGGSSGNSAADSVVLDQPGWILDFGVSALLPDATMTELQNADLKTRFEAAFEALWSQQAENDGYNRLVAAAGLGWRQIVVLRAIGAYLGQIKLPFSQSYLQDTLARNNDIAAMLSGLFEARFDPCHDPDRVSHGALQHRLDVLEESLDGVQSLDEDRILRAFLAVIQAVTRTNFFQRCDKGLYRDYLSLKLSPGSIPAIPKPCPLFEIFVYSPRVEGVHLRGGKVARGGLRWSDRREDYRTEVLGLLKAQMVKNAVIVPQGSKGGFFCKRLGQNNPAAMQQEAIGCYQTFIRALLDVTDNLVDGEVVPPNGVVRHDDDDPYLVVAADKGTATFSDIANAISKDYGFWLGDAFASGGGNGYDHKKMGITARGAWESVKRLFREQGRDCQREDFSVVGIGDMAGDVFGNGMLLSRHIRLVAAFNHRHIFIDPAPDAATSFIERKRLFEQRGSAWSDYDSALISPGGGLFERSAKQIRLSPEIRQALAITDAPDVITPAQLIRHILQAPVDLLWNGGIGTYVKAQSETDASVGDRANDAVRINGSELRCKVVAEGGNLGLTQLGRIEYARAGGLINTDAIDNAGGVDCSDHEVNIKVLLNQAVHETGLRLDARNHLLAQLDTAVAQGVLDNNYRQAALLSQAVDGAADLDSYVQLMHTLELEGGLDRQLEHLPDARELAQRVTRQEGLYRPELAVLVAYSKLHLSGQLLAAKLADNSGFGAGLAAYFPAQLAQQYPQLIQQHPLRHEILATQCAGELVNRMGAPFAALLQDELRARPLELFCAYSIAKQLLGAEFLWDAIDALGTDVPYGVQRDLLGSIHEQMEQVCRWLLSSGEALTDMAATLERLQQGLERSCRGLQQQRQTIKADALMAQGVPRALAEGVARLPIVLAGLDILRMSSNQGLGPERAANAYFQLEELLQLHWLRDSIRGLPAGDSWQRQARASLMAELSQRLSELGRHWRVAETTDQHGDAATWFSALRTRAATLLVMIETLQASPAPSFVQLSVLLQELKRLAQLESGAVGQV encoded by the coding sequence ATGGCAATCTCCGATCAAAACCAGACTCAGGAACCACGGGCGTCGCAACTGGCATCCCTGTGCAGGCTGCTGTTCGAGGGTATAGACCCTGAGGCGCTGGCCAGCCGCGATGCGAGTGCGCAGCTGGCATCGGTATCGGAGTTGCTCGGCTTTATTGAATATCGTCAGGCATCAGAGGCGCTTGTACGCGTCTTTAATCCCGAGCCTGCCGCGCTTGGTACCGAGCCAGGGGGCGGTGCGACCCGGCTGAAAAGTCATTCGATCGTGGATGTTGTCCTGGAGGACAGGCCCCACCTGGTGGCTTCACTTGGTCTGGCGCTGCAATGCGCAGGCATTGCCGTGCAGCAGGTGATTCATCCGGTGGTCGCGGTGCAGCGCGATACACAGGGACGGCTGGTCTCACTGCAGGCACCCTGTGCCGGCGCGAACTGCGAAGCCATAGTGCGCTTCGAGATCGAGCACCTGAGCGAGGCTGCCAGGCGCACGGCGCTTGAGCAGCGTCTCGCTGAAGTCATCGAAGACGTGCGCATGCTGGCGTGTGATGCCGCGGCTATGGGACAGCGCCTGAGCGATGCCATCAATGCCACGGCGCAGCGGCTGTCTGGCGTACAGCCGGATAATGCTCAGCTACAGGAAACGCTGGATTACCTGCGCTGGCTCAGGGACGGTCACTTTACCCTGGTAGGCGCTGCCAGCTACAGCTTGAGCTTCATCGCGGCGGATCGATGCCAGCTGTCACTGGATGCCGCCAGCCGGCTTGGCATTCTGCGTTTCGAGCGTCACTTCCCCGTCGAGAAAAAGCAGATTGAATTGTCGGCCTACCTCTCTGGCCTGATGTGCAACGCCAACCCGCTGATGCTGACCAAATCGACCTACAGTGCCCCTGTGGTGCGTGAAGGTCACCTGGATTATGTGGGTGTGAAACAGTACGGCAGCGATGGTCAGGTGATCGGCGAACAGCGCTTCTTTGGTCTCTATGATGCGAGGGTCTATGGCACGGCCGCCAGCGAGGTGCCGCTGCTGCGTTTTCGACTCGCCCAGTTAAAGGCCGCCATCAATGCCCCGGCTGACAGTTTTCGCGCGCGCCTGCTCGAACGCATTCTGGATCAGTATCCCCGGGACGAGCTGCTGCAAAGTACGCTTGAAGATCTGCAGGAAACTCTGTGCGGCATGCTGGAGGCCCATGACCGTCCGCGGCTGCGGCTGTTCACCCGGCTGGATGCTTACGGCCGCTTCGTCAGCGCCCAGGTGCTGTTGCCACGTGACAAATTCAATAGCGGTATGCGCCGTCGCGTGCAGGACATCTTGCTGCAGGCGCTGGGTGGGCTTGATGCCGAGTATCGGGTCGGTGATCTTGATGGCCTGCTGGTGGCCATTCAGTATCGTATTCACACCCGGGATGCACGCCAGCTGCAGATCGACAGCCAGGCGCTTGAAGCCCGCCTGAGCCAGGCGCTATTGAGCTGGGATGAGCAGTTGTGTAGCGCGCTGGCCGCCGTTGCGGGAGAGGGCCGTGTCGGGCCACTGTTTGAGCGTTACGCCACGCGCTTGCCAGCGGGTTATCGTGCCGATACGGCACCGGCCTGCGCGGTGGCTGACATCCTGCGCCTTGCGGCGCTAGAGCCTGTGCCCGGTGACTCTTCGGCGAAGCCCAGGCTCGCCTGCGTGCTCAGCGGTGCTGAAACTGGCGCCGCGACCGCCTGGCAATTCAAGCTCTATGGCTGGGGCCCTGCACCGGTGTTATCCGATGTACTGCCCATTCTGGAGAATCTGGGCGTGCGCGTGCTCGAGGCCCGACCCTGCCATCTGACCGAGCGCACCGATGGCGCTGGCGGCTCTTCTGGCAATTCTGCTGCCGATTCTGTGGTGCTGGATCAGCCCGGCTGGATTCTGGACTTCGGCGTTAGCGCGCTGCTGCCGGATGCGACCATGACTGAATTGCAAAACGCTGATCTGAAAACGCGCTTTGAGGCCGCATTTGAAGCGCTCTGGAGCCAGCAGGCCGAGAACGACGGCTATAACCGCCTGGTCGCGGCGGCGGGCCTCGGCTGGCGTCAGATTGTGGTGCTGCGCGCCATCGGCGCTTATCTGGGGCAGATCAAACTGCCATTTTCCCAGTCCTATCTGCAGGATACGCTGGCGCGTAACAATGATATAGCCGCCATGCTGAGTGGGCTGTTCGAGGCCCGCTTTGACCCCTGCCATGATCCCGACAGGGTTTCGCACGGGGCGTTGCAGCACCGGCTTGATGTACTGGAGGAATCGCTGGATGGGGTGCAGAGTCTTGATGAAGACCGCATTCTGCGTGCTTTTCTGGCCGTTATTCAGGCGGTAACGCGGACCAATTTCTTCCAGCGCTGCGACAAGGGTCTGTACAGGGATTATCTGTCCCTCAAGCTGAGTCCCGGCAGTATCCCGGCTATTCCCAAGCCCTGCCCGCTGTTTGAAATCTTTGTCTATTCGCCCCGCGTTGAAGGTGTCCACCTGCGGGGCGGCAAGGTCGCTCGCGGCGGCCTGCGCTGGTCTGACCGGCGTGAAGACTACCGCACCGAAGTACTGGGGCTGCTCAAGGCCCAGATGGTCAAGAATGCGGTCATAGTGCCGCAAGGGTCCAAGGGCGGTTTCTTCTGCAAGCGCCTGGGGCAGAATAACCCGGCTGCCATGCAGCAGGAGGCCATCGGTTGTTATCAGACCTTTATCCGCGCCCTGCTGGATGTAACGGATAACCTGGTGGACGGCGAGGTGGTCCCACCGAATGGCGTGGTGCGTCACGACGATGATGACCCTTACCTGGTGGTTGCCGCCGACAAGGGCACCGCAACTTTTTCCGATATAGCCAACGCCATCTCCAAGGACTATGGTTTCTGGCTGGGCGATGCCTTTGCCTCGGGTGGCGGCAACGGCTACGACCACAAAAAAATGGGCATTACCGCCCGGGGTGCCTGGGAGTCGGTCAAACGCCTGTTCCGCGAGCAGGGGCGTGATTGCCAGCGGGAGGACTTTAGCGTTGTCGGCATAGGCGACATGGCCGGCGATGTGTTTGGCAATGGCATGTTGCTGTCCCGGCACATACGTCTGGTGGCCGCCTTCAATCACCGCCATATCTTTATTGATCCTGCACCCGATGCCGCAACCAGCTTTATTGAGCGCAAGCGCCTGTTCGAGCAGCGAGGCTCTGCCTGGAGCGACTACGACAGCGCGCTGATTTCGCCGGGCGGTGGTCTGTTTGAGCGCAGTGCCAAGCAAATCCGGCTAAGTCCTGAGATCCGCCAGGCGCTGGCCATCACTGATGCGCCCGATGTGATCACGCCGGCGCAGCTGATTCGCCATATTCTGCAGGCCCCTGTGGATCTGCTCTGGAACGGGGGCATCGGTACCTACGTGAAGGCGCAGAGTGAAACCGATGCCAGCGTGGGGGACAGGGCCAACGATGCCGTGCGCATCAATGGCAGCGAGCTGCGCTGCAAGGTGGTGGCCGAGGGTGGCAATCTGGGGCTGACGCAACTTGGGCGCATCGAATATGCCCGCGCAGGCGGCCTGATCAACACCGACGCCATCGACAATGCCGGCGGCGTTGACTGCTCGGACCACGAAGTGAACATCAAGGTACTGCTGAATCAGGCGGTGCATGAAACCGGGCTCAGGCTAGATGCGCGTAACCACTTGCTGGCGCAGCTCGATACCGCTGTCGCCCAGGGAGTGCTGGATAACAACTACCGCCAGGCGGCGTTGCTGAGCCAGGCGGTGGACGGCGCAGCGGATCTGGACAGCTATGTGCAGCTGATGCACACACTGGAGCTTGAGGGCGGCCTCGATAGGCAACTCGAACACCTGCCCGATGCCCGCGAGCTGGCGCAGCGCGTTACGCGTCAGGAAGGTCTGTATCGGCCGGAACTTGCGGTGCTGGTGGCCTACAGCAAGCTGCACTTGTCCGGCCAGCTGCTGGCGGCGAAGCTGGCTGACAACAGCGGCTTCGGTGCCGGGCTGGCAGCTTACTTTCCCGCCCAGCTGGCGCAGCAATACCCGCAGTTGATTCAGCAACATCCGTTGCGGCACGAAATCCTCGCAACCCAGTGTGCCGGTGAGCTGGTGAACCGCATGGGCGCCCCCTTTGCGGCCCTGCTGCAGGATGAACTGCGGGCCAGGCCGCTGGAACTGTTCTGTGCCTATAGCATTGCAAAACAGCTGCTGGGTGCAGAGTTTCTCTGGGATGCCATCGATGCCTTGGGCACAGATGTACCCTATGGCGTGCAGCGGGATTTGCTGGGCAGTATCCACGAGCAGATGGAACAGGTGTGTCGCTGGCTGCTTAGCAGCGGCGAGGCGCTGACGGATATGGCCGCAACCCTTGAGCGCCTGCAGCAAGGTCTTGAGCGCAGTTGCCGAGGTCTGCAGCAGCAGCGTCAAACCATCAAAGCCGATGCGCTTATGGCTCAGGGTGTGCCCCGTGCCTTGGCCGAGGGCGTCGCGCGGCTTCCCATAGTGCTGGCCGGGCTGGATATCCTGCGAATGAGTTCGAATCAAGGCCTGGGGCCGGAGAGGGCGGCTAATGCCTACTTTCAGCTGGAGGAGCTACTGCAGCTGCATTGGCTGCGGGATAGCATCCGGGGGTTGCCGGCTGGCGACAGCTGGCAGCGCCAGGCGCGTGCGTCCCTCATGGCTGAGCTGAGTCAGCGGCTATCTGAACTGGGTCGTCATTGGCGGGTAGCCGAAACCACAGATCAGCATGGTGATGCCGCGACCTGGTTCAGCGCTCTGCGTACCCGTGCGGCTACTCTGCTTGTCATGATCGAGACCTTGCAGGCAAGCCCGGCACCCAGCTTTGTTCAGCTCAGTGTGCTGCTGCAGGAACTGAAACGCCTGGCACAGCTGGAGTCAGGTGCAGTCGGTCAGGTTTGA
- a CDS encoding tripartite tricarboxylate transporter permease, producing MQDFSMLINGVLALFDQPMSLLFAVLGVTLGVLLGILPGLTATMGVAILLPFTFGMDPVPALLMISGVYFGGIYGGSITAILLNIPGTPAAAATALDGYQLTRQGKAGVTLGTATLSSFIGGTISILILIFMAPLLADFALKFSAAENFALAVFGLSIIVSISSHSMLKGLIAGGIGLLIATVGLDPMSGYPRFTGGFNELMSVPFIPIMIGLFAASEAFKSLSETQAARSSASAIGRIIPSWSTFKGLIPTILRSAGLGSFIGSIPGAGADIASFVAYNEAKRFSKNKENFGKGELQGVAAAESASNGCTGGALLPMLTLGIPGDAVTAVMLGALVLQGLQPGPMLFAEHGELVFTVFAGMLFCYLVLLAIGLASLRVVVKIIRIPKAILTPTILSLCVVGTYAINNSVFDIGIMLAAGIAGYFMQKRDFPPSPIVLALIMGPMAESNFRRALSLQGGSYDFLYTRPITVVLLSIALITLSYPIYRKLRSKPKAEAAADTISGH from the coding sequence ATGCAAGATTTCAGCATGCTCATCAACGGCGTATTGGCGCTGTTTGATCAGCCCATGTCACTGCTGTTCGCCGTACTTGGCGTCACCCTGGGAGTACTGCTGGGCATACTTCCTGGCCTTACCGCGACCATGGGCGTCGCCATACTGCTGCCCTTTACCTTCGGGATGGATCCGGTACCTGCACTGCTGATGATTTCAGGTGTGTACTTCGGTGGCATCTATGGCGGCTCCATCACCGCGATTCTGCTGAATATCCCGGGTACGCCCGCCGCCGCCGCCACAGCGCTGGACGGCTACCAGCTCACCCGCCAGGGCAAGGCCGGTGTTACCCTTGGCACCGCGACTCTGTCGTCCTTTATCGGTGGCACCATCAGCATACTTATCCTGATATTCATGGCCCCGCTACTGGCTGACTTTGCGTTAAAGTTCAGCGCCGCAGAAAACTTTGCACTGGCTGTTTTCGGCCTTAGCATCATCGTCAGTATCTCCAGCCACTCCATGCTCAAGGGCTTGATCGCAGGTGGCATCGGGCTGCTGATCGCCACCGTGGGACTGGATCCGATGAGCGGCTATCCGCGCTTCACCGGCGGCTTTAACGAACTCATGAGTGTGCCCTTTATTCCGATCATGATCGGCCTCTTTGCCGCATCGGAAGCCTTCAAGTCGCTATCCGAAACCCAGGCCGCGCGATCCAGCGCCAGTGCCATCGGTCGCATCATCCCAAGCTGGAGTACCTTTAAGGGCCTGATTCCCACGATTCTGCGCTCGGCGGGCCTGGGCAGCTTTATCGGCTCCATACCCGGCGCCGGCGCCGATATCGCATCCTTTGTGGCCTATAACGAGGCCAAGCGCTTCAGCAAGAACAAGGAGAATTTCGGCAAGGGCGAGTTGCAGGGCGTTGCCGCCGCTGAATCCGCCTCCAATGGCTGTACCGGCGGCGCCCTGCTGCCCATGCTGACCCTGGGCATTCCAGGCGATGCGGTTACAGCCGTCATGCTTGGCGCCCTGGTGCTGCAGGGTCTGCAGCCCGGCCCCATGCTCTTCGCCGAACACGGTGAGCTGGTATTTACGGTCTTTGCCGGCATGCTGTTTTGCTACCTGGTACTGCTGGCCATCGGGCTCGCATCCTTGCGAGTAGTGGTAAAGATCATTCGCATCCCCAAGGCGATACTGACACCGACCATTCTGTCGCTCTGCGTGGTGGGCACCTACGCCATCAACAACAGCGTGTTTGATATAGGCATCATGCTGGCGGCGGGTATTGCCGGCTACTTCATGCAAAAACGTGACTTCCCGCCCTCACCCATCGTGCTGGCACTGATCATGGGACCCATGGCGGAAAGCAATTTCAGGCGGGCCCTGTCTCTGCAGGGCGGCAGCTATGACTTCCTCTATACCCGCCCGATCACAGTCGTGCTGCTCAGCATCGCCCTGATCACCCTGAGCTACCCGATTTATCGCAAGCTGCGCAGCAAACCCAAGGCAGAGGCAGCGGCGGATACGATTTCAGGTCACTAA
- a CDS encoding tripartite tricarboxylate transporter TctB family protein, with amino-acid sequence MSAQQEKSSPGFQIHSRWLELSIPLITIALASFALFTASFFPASLLKTDVGPARFPIVYAILLIALCLGLVVLVLRSKNAASTAKISLRDFRTEIKSVVGIVASVVNFVLIPLVGFLVANTLYMTCLIWLLGYRHRVITPLVAMAITGLIYVVFYFGLNVPLPEGELID; translated from the coding sequence ATGAGCGCCCAACAGGAAAAAAGCAGTCCTGGCTTTCAGATTCACAGCCGCTGGCTTGAGCTCAGCATCCCGCTGATCACCATTGCCCTGGCGTCTTTTGCACTCTTTACCGCATCATTCTTCCCGGCATCGCTGCTAAAAACCGATGTTGGACCCGCACGCTTCCCCATCGTCTACGCCATTTTGCTCATCGCACTCTGCCTGGGGTTAGTCGTACTTGTATTGCGCAGCAAGAACGCCGCATCAACGGCAAAAATATCCCTGCGAGATTTTCGCACCGAGATTAAATCCGTCGTCGGCATAGTCGCGTCAGTGGTGAATTTCGTGCTGATACCGCTGGTCGGTTTCCTTGTCGCCAACACTTTATATATGACCTGCCTGATATGGCTGCTCGGTTATCGCCACCGTGTCATTACACCTCTGGTGGCCATGGCCATCACCGGTCTCATCTATGTTGTTTTTTACTTCGGATTGAATGTTCCCTTGCCGGAAGGTGAATTAATTGATTAA
- a CDS encoding tripartite tricarboxylate transporter substrate binding protein: MKSRKLVSTLAKAIITSTFILGSIASAASYPSKQIEVIVPYSAGGGTDLVTRAFADAAKQYLPEAMGVVNKTGGGGAVGLSEIVRARADGYHIGMGTVELAMLPHLGMVTFQAEDFVPIARLNAEPSAISVNADSPWQTYDEFIAHAKANPGAIRIGNSGTGAIWHLAAEALADKTGTQFSHIPYDGANPAVTALLGGHIEAVTVSPAEVANHVKNGKIRILTIMSDERIAGFEDIPTLKESGVDLSIMTWRGIVVPKKTPEDIQMVLRDAVKQTANDDGFKSALAKMNLTHAYLDAPEFQKTISRDDVFFKDLMKKLGLGS, from the coding sequence ATGAAATCACGCAAGCTTGTCAGCACATTGGCCAAAGCGATTATCACCAGCACTTTTATACTGGGTTCGATCGCCAGCGCCGCCAGCTATCCGTCCAAGCAGATTGAAGTCATAGTGCCCTATTCCGCCGGTGGCGGCACCGACCTGGTAACCCGGGCTTTTGCCGATGCCGCCAAACAGTACCTCCCCGAAGCCATGGGCGTCGTGAACAAAACCGGTGGCGGTGGCGCTGTCGGCCTGTCTGAAATAGTGCGTGCTCGGGCCGATGGCTACCATATCGGCATGGGTACCGTTGAACTGGCGATGCTGCCGCACCTTGGAATGGTCACTTTCCAGGCCGAGGACTTTGTTCCTATCGCTCGTCTCAATGCCGAACCCAGCGCCATTTCCGTTAACGCCGATTCCCCCTGGCAGACCTATGACGAGTTCATTGCGCACGCCAAGGCTAACCCCGGCGCCATCCGCATTGGCAACTCAGGTACAGGCGCTATTTGGCACCTCGCAGCTGAAGCCCTCGCCGACAAAACCGGCACCCAGTTCAGCCACATCCCTTACGATGGCGCCAACCCAGCGGTTACAGCACTGCTCGGCGGACACATTGAGGCGGTTACTGTGAGCCCGGCTGAAGTCGCCAACCACGTTAAAAACGGCAAGATTCGTATCCTGACGATTATGTCGGATGAGCGCATCGCCGGCTTTGAAGATATCCCGACACTCAAGGAAAGCGGTGTTGATCTGAGCATCATGACCTGGCGCGGTATCGTCGTTCCCAAGAAGACACCTGAAGACATTCAGATGGTTCTGCGTGACGCCGTAAAACAGACCGCCAACGATGACGGCTTCAAGAGCGCGCTGGCCAAAATGAACCTGACCCATGCCTACCTGGATGCGCCTGAGTTTCAGAAAACCATCAGCAGGGATGACGTCTTTTTCAAAGACCTCATGAAAAAACTGGGGCTGGGTAGCTAA
- a CDS encoding phosphoribosylaminoimidazolesuccinocarboxamide synthase — translation MSLANQVLAVNNDLPIRTDRPVHSGKVRSVYWLTEADSRRLIEEKGYDVVSDAPLAIMVISDRISAFDCIWHGEGGMQGVPGKGAALNAISNHWFKLFREQGLADSHILDIPHPFVWIVQKARPVMIEAIGRQYITGSMWRAYAKGERTFCGIELPDGLQKDQPLPELLITPSTKGILQGIPGVPEADDVNVSRKDIRDHYQAFNFRSAEDIERYEELLRDGFEVISTALAKLDQVFVDTKFEFGYVTDRSGTEKLIYMDEVGTPDSSRIWDGAAYRAGKVVEQSKEAFRQLLLNHFPDPDILLNKDRMAERQALAQDNALPQEVLMQVSETYRAIAEKITGTPVELPQNPKAEIIAILRDQYDLIDTNA, via the coding sequence ATGAGTCTTGCCAACCAAGTATTGGCCGTGAACAATGATCTGCCGATTCGTACCGATCGCCCTGTCCACAGCGGTAAAGTCCGCTCCGTGTACTGGCTGACCGAAGCGGACAGCCGTCGCCTGATCGAAGAAAAAGGCTATGACGTTGTCTCCGACGCCCCCTTGGCCATCATGGTAATCAGTGACCGCATCTCCGCCTTCGACTGCATCTGGCACGGCGAAGGCGGCATGCAGGGCGTACCCGGCAAGGGCGCCGCCCTTAACGCCATCTCCAACCACTGGTTCAAGCTGTTCCGCGAGCAGGGCCTGGCCGATAGCCATATTCTGGATATCCCCCACCCCTTTGTCTGGATAGTGCAGAAAGCCCGCCCGGTGATGATTGAAGCAATCGGCCGCCAGTACATTACCGGCTCGATGTGGCGCGCCTATGCCAAGGGAGAACGCACCTTCTGTGGCATTGAGCTGCCCGATGGTCTGCAGAAAGACCAGCCACTGCCCGAGCTGCTGATCACGCCGTCCACCAAGGGAATTCTGCAGGGTATCCCGGGCGTTCCGGAAGCGGACGATGTGAACGTCTCCCGCAAGGATATCCGCGATCACTACCAGGCCTTCAACTTCCGCAGTGCCGAGGATATAGAGCGCTACGAAGAACTGCTGCGGGACGGCTTTGAGGTGATCAGCACTGCCCTGGCCAAGCTGGACCAGGTCTTTGTCGATACCAAGTTCGAGTTCGGTTACGTCACTGATCGCAGCGGCACCGAGAAGCTGATTTACATGGATGAGGTCGGCACACCTGACTCGTCCCGCATCTGGGACGGCGCTGCGTACCGGGCCGGCAAGGTGGTAGAGCAGTCCAAGGAAGCCTTCCGTCAACTGCTGCTCAATCATTTTCCCGATCCCGATATTCTGCTCAACAAGGATCGCATGGCCGAGCGCCAGGCACTGGCACAGGACAACGCTCTGCCGCAAGAAGTACTGATGCAGGTCTCCGAAACCTATCGCGCCATTGCCGAAAAAATCACCGGCACCCCCGTTGAGCTGCCACAAAACCCCAAGGCGGAAATCATCGCCATCCTGCGCGACCAGTACGACCTGATCGACACAAACGCATAA
- the smpB gene encoding SsrA-binding protein SmpB → MATKKSKNTSSTICLNKKARHEYSIEEKFEAGVALTGWEVKSLREGRAQLVDSYVILKNDEAWLVGAHFTPLLSACTHVVADPRRDRKLLLHRRQIDKLTVETQAKGHTCVALAMYWKGGRVKCEIALVKGKKLHDKRAAEKDREGEREKQRALATR, encoded by the coding sequence ATGGCAACCAAGAAATCCAAGAACACCAGCTCGACAATCTGTCTCAACAAGAAGGCACGGCACGAATACAGCATCGAAGAAAAATTCGAAGCAGGTGTCGCCCTCACCGGTTGGGAAGTCAAGAGCTTGCGCGAGGGCCGCGCTCAACTGGTCGACTCCTACGTCATCCTCAAGAACGATGAGGCATGGCTCGTGGGCGCTCACTTCACACCACTGCTCAGCGCCTGCACCCATGTGGTCGCAGACCCCAGGCGCGATCGCAAACTGCTGCTGCACCGTCGCCAGATCGACAAGCTGACAGTAGAAACCCAAGCCAAGGGCCATACCTGCGTGGCACTGGCCATGTACTGGAAAGGCGGCCGGGTCAAATGCGAAATCGCCCTCGTAAAGGGCAAGAAATTGCATGACAAACGTGCCGCAGAGAAAGATCGAGAAGGCGAGCGCGAAAAACAACGCGCCCTGGCAACCCGCTGA
- a CDS encoding sodium-dependent transporter, with the protein MQERHSIHGTWANRWIFILAATGSAVGLGNIWKFPYITGENGGGAFVLVYLVCILLVGVPIMMGEALIGRRARCNPVNAMKVTASESGLSTGWQAIGWMAALAGFLIFSFYSVVAGWVLNYIAGMVRGDYIDMGREQAAAQFELLLADPKLMLAWHSVFVVLVMLVVVGGVNKGLERATRIMMPALFALLALLLGYSFTTGHFTQGLEFLFHFAPEDLTWDSVLVALGHSFFTLSLGMGAILAYGSYMPKSASIGGTVMTIAFLDTLVALAAGMAIFPIVFANELDPGAGPGLMFITLPVAFGQMPGGQLFGFLFFLLVGVAAWTSAISLMEPATAWLVERLKLERLPACLILGAAGWAMGVLSLGSFNVLADFKLLGMTTFDFLDFVTANIMLPLGGLFLAIYVGWFMQRTAIMDELAMKNRLHFNLWYGVVRFVAPVAVAIIFALNLYQKLA; encoded by the coding sequence ATGCAGGAACGGCACTCGATACATGGTACCTGGGCCAATCGCTGGATCTTTATTCTGGCAGCGACCGGCTCGGCCGTCGGTTTGGGCAATATCTGGAAATTCCCCTATATCACCGGGGAGAATGGCGGCGGTGCCTTTGTGTTGGTATATCTGGTCTGCATCCTGCTGGTCGGCGTGCCCATCATGATGGGCGAGGCGCTGATCGGGCGGCGTGCCCGCTGTAATCCCGTCAATGCCATGAAGGTCACCGCCAGTGAATCGGGCCTTTCAACCGGCTGGCAGGCCATCGGCTGGATGGCGGCCCTGGCGGGCTTCCTGATCTTCAGCTTCTACTCGGTGGTGGCCGGCTGGGTGCTGAACTATATCGCCGGCATGGTGCGCGGAGACTATATCGATATGGGGCGGGAGCAGGCCGCAGCACAGTTCGAGCTGCTGCTGGCCGACCCCAAGCTGATGCTGGCCTGGCACTCGGTATTTGTGGTGCTGGTGATGCTGGTGGTCGTTGGCGGTGTTAACAAGGGGCTTGAACGGGCTACCCGTATCATGATGCCGGCGCTTTTTGCCTTGCTGGCGCTACTGCTGGGCTATTCCTTTACGACCGGTCATTTCACGCAAGGCCTGGAGTTTTTGTTTCACTTTGCGCCTGAAGATCTGACCTGGGACAGCGTGCTGGTGGCTCTGGGTCACTCCTTCTTCACGCTGTCCCTGGGGATGGGGGCCATCTTGGCCTACGGCTCCTATATGCCAAAGAGTGCATCTATCGGCGGCACCGTTATGACGATTGCTTTCCTTGATACCCTGGTTGCGCTGGCGGCGGGCATGGCGATCTTCCCCATCGTGTTTGCCAACGAACTGGATCCTGGTGCAGGCCCAGGGCTGATGTTCATCACGCTGCCGGTTGCCTTTGGGCAGATGCCCGGGGGTCAGCTGTTTGGCTTTCTGTTCTTCCTGCTGGTGGGGGTGGCGGCCTGGACGTCTGCCATTTCGCTGATGGAGCCGGCGACGGCCTGGCTGGTCGAACGGCTCAAGCTTGAGCGTTTGCCGGCCTGCCTGATCCTGGGTGCTGCGGGCTGGGCGATGGGGGTTTTAAGTCTGGGGTCCTTCAACGTGCTGGCGGATTTCAAGCTTCTGGGTATGACCACCTTCGATTTTCTCGATTTCGTGACGGCCAATATCATGTTGCCGCTCGGCGGGCTCTTTCTGGCGATCTACGTGGGCTGGTTTATGCAGCGCACCGCGATCATGGATGAGCTGGCGATGAAAAATCGACTGCACTTCAATCTGTGGTACGGCGTGGTACGATTCGTGGCGCCGGTAGCGGTGGCGATTATATTCGCACTTAATCTGTACCAGAAACTGGCCTGA